Proteins encoded by one window of Teretinema zuelzerae:
- the rsgA gene encoding ribosome small subunit-dependent GTPase A has protein sequence MEAMVLGGTNNTFEVESQDGMVRLCSIKGKILRESEGYYNPLAPGDRVSVEVDEHDPKRGQIINLLPRKNHFVRWNQKGKSPQLLASNLDLAVVVTTPAEPPFRPRFVDRALIQADAERIEPLILLNKSDLPQDPDLEERMEDWKRLGYEIIRVSAHTGDGLDVLAARLEGRLSAFVGQSGVGKSSLLNALDTRLSLRTAGLSAKYGRGTHTTTRGMLFHLPPGESGKSASIIDTPGVRRFVLHGIEARDLALYFREMEALVGTCSWGHSCTHEHEPGCKILEAVYAGVIHEQRYESWQRIRDELETGRWTD, from the coding sequence ATCGAAGCTATGGTTCTCGGCGGCACGAATAACACCTTCGAGGTCGAGTCTCAAGACGGAATGGTTCGCCTGTGTTCGATCAAGGGAAAGATTCTCCGCGAGTCGGAAGGGTATTATAATCCTCTCGCTCCGGGAGACCGTGTTTCCGTAGAGGTCGACGAACACGATCCGAAGCGAGGCCAGATCATCAATCTGCTTCCCCGAAAAAATCATTTTGTGCGCTGGAACCAGAAGGGGAAATCGCCCCAGCTGCTGGCGTCGAATCTCGATCTCGCGGTCGTCGTGACCACTCCCGCCGAGCCTCCTTTCCGTCCCCGCTTCGTTGACAGAGCCCTGATCCAGGCGGACGCGGAGAGAATCGAGCCGCTGATACTATTAAACAAGAGCGATCTTCCCCAGGATCCTGATCTGGAAGAACGCATGGAGGACTGGAAGCGCCTGGGGTATGAAATCATCCGCGTTTCCGCGCATACCGGAGACGGCCTTGATGTTCTGGCCGCCCGTCTCGAAGGGCGGCTTTCCGCCTTCGTCGGACAATCGGGAGTCGGCAAGTCCAGCCTTCTGAACGCGCTGGACACCCGCCTGTCCCTGAGAACGGCGGGCCTTTCGGCGAAATACGGCAGGGGCACGCATACCACCACCCGCGGCATGCTGTTCCATCTTCCGCCGGGAGAGTCCGGGAAATCCGCCTCGATCATCGATACGCCCGGCGTCAGGCGCTTCGTCCTCCACGGCATCGAAGCCCGCGATCTGGCACTGTATTTCCGGGAGATGGAAGCGCTGGTGGGAACCTGCTCCTGGGGGCATTCGTGCACCCACGAACACGAGCCCGGCTGCAAGATCC